One Nostoc sp. CENA543 genomic window, GGGATGCTTCAGTTTCTATCGAATTACTAATTCGAGCAATGCTAGCCACAGGCGCAACTCCTCAAGAAATCGGGCAAGTTATTGCACAAGTGAGCTAGAGCCGGAGAAAATAGAGACCATAACTAAAGTTATGTTAGCCAAATGTTAAATTTTCCAACATTAACTTTATAAAATTTGAAGTTTTGATCGCTTAAGTAAACAATGGAAATGTCCCCCTGAAGTATGGATGTAGGTGTCTAAACGTTCTTCTAAGCGGCACTCAGGCGCAAAAAAATCTCAACATCACCAAAAAGCTTACAAGCGTCTGATTAAAACTTTGTTTCAGAACGCCCATGATGCAGTTGCGCTCATTGATGATCAAGGTTGTCTGATTGAGATGAACAATGCTGTTTGCAATTTGCTAGGGCTACCGCGTAAAAAGCTGAAAAAGCAAGCCTTATCTAATTTCATTGTTGCTGGGGATAACTTGGAGAGTTTTCCACTACCACAATCATTGATGGGAGAACTCTTAATCTCATCTGCTAGTCATGTTCAGCAAGAGGTGGAATATACCTTAACACCAAATGTTCTACCCGACTGTCATTTACTGCTGTTACGAGATATTAGTCAGCGTCGGGAATCTATACAAGCAGAATTAAAACAGCAGCAGCAGCGAGTGGAACTATTTTCGGAAGTCACGCTCAAAATTCGCCAGTCGCTACAACTTAAGGAAATCCTACATACCACTGTTACGGAAGTGCAACGGATTCTCAAGGCCGATCGCGTGTTAATTTACCAGGTATTACCAGACGGTACAGGTAAAACCATCAGTGAAGCGGTTGTTCCAGATTATCCCTCGCTGATAGATATGGAATTTCCGCCAGAAGTGTTTCCCCAAGAGTATCAACAACTGTATGCTCAAGGCAGAGTCAGAGCCATCACCGATGTTCATGATCCGGCGGCGGGTTTAGCAGATTGTTTGGTGGAATTTGTCGAGCAATTCGATATTCAAGCGAAGCTGATTGTCCCCATTGTGCAAAGTCTCAACACTGCTCAAAATCATCTGTGGGGATTATTAATTGCTCATCAATGTAACAGCGATCGCCATTGGGTAGATTTTGAGTTGGAATTGATGCAACAATTAGCCGACCAAATCAGTATCGCTCTATCTCAGGCGCAATTACTAGAACATTTAGAAGAAGTTGTCGCAGCACGCACCGCCGAATTACAAGAGGAAATCAATGTCAGAATGCAGGCGGAAGCAGCTTTGCGCCAAAACGAAGAGCAACTGCGCCTAATTACCAACGCCTTACCAGTATTGATTGCCTATGTAGATGACCAACAATGTTATCGCTTCAATAACCAAGCCTATCATGATTGGCTGGGGCAGTCTCCTGGCGAAATTTACGGTTTTCATTTGCGACAGGTGTGGGGAGAAGATTGTTACCGGAGAATGCGCGTATATGTGGAAGTCGCTTTATCCGGGCAAGCCGTCACCTATGAGAATGAAATAGTCTTGAAAGATGGGAATTTGCGATCAGTTGATGTTACTTATATCCCTCATCTAGATGAGCAGAATATGGTGAAGGGATTTTTTGCCTTAAGTAGTGATATAAGCGATCGCAAAGCCATTGAACGCATGAAAGACGAATTCATCTCTGTGATTAGTCATGAACTGCGGACTCCCCTGACATCATTACATAGTGCGTTGAAAATCTTGGCGACAGGCAAATTAGGCAATCTTTCCAGTGAAGGACAACAAATGCTGTCTATTGCTGATGAAAGTACAGAAAGACTGGTGCGATTAGTCAATAATGTGCTGGACTTACAAAGGATTGAATCCGGTAAAGTCGTCATGGAACGACAAGCTTGCAATGCGGCGAATTTAATTACCCAAGCCGCAGAAGCAATGCAAGCAATGGCACAGCAGCATGAAGTCACTTTAGTAAAACAACCACAGGAAATCTCTGTTTGGGCTGATGCTGACTATATATTGCAAGCCTTAACCAATTTAATTAGCAATGCCATTAAATTTTCATCACCAGGAGGTACTGTTTGGCTAACCGTTGAACAGGGGGCTAGGGATTGGGGACTGGGGATTGGGGACTGGGAAGTTATTTTTCGGGTGCGGGATGAAGGACAAGGTATACCAGCTGATCAACTAGAAAAGATATTTGAACGCTTTCAACAAGTTGACTCATCAGATTCTCGCAAAAAAGGCGGTACTGGTTTAGGACTAACTATCTGTCGCAAAATTATCGAACAACACAATGGGAGAATTTGGGCTGAAAGTAACCCAGGGTGTGGGAGTACCTTTGCATTCACATTACCCAATTCGGTGAGGAGTGTGGAGTGAAGAGTGCTGAGTGCTGTTAGCGGAAGCAGGGCGTTTAGCCCGTGCTGAGTGAAGAGTGGTGAGTGAAGAGTGGTGAGTGATTTAAGCAGCTCTTTAATTTTGAATTTTGAATTTTGAATTTAGTAGAGGGGTGTTATGGCTAAAAGAATTTTAATTATTGATGATGAGGAAACTATTCAAACTGTTGTGCAGTTTGGCATCAAAATGGCGGCGGGATGGGAGGTTTTCACCGCTAGTTCTGGTTCAGAAGGTATTCAAACTGCTCAAACCGAAAAACCTGATGTCATTTTGTTAGATGTAATGATGCCAGAAATGGATGGTATTGCTACATTTAAAGAACTCCAGTCACGCACCGAAACAGAAAAAATTCCTGTCATCCTCCTAACTGCTAAAGCACAAACTGCGGAAAAGCGTCAGTTTAATGATTTGGGAGTCAGTGGAGTGATTACTAAACCCTTCAATTCTTTGGATTTGCCAGAGCAAATTACTAGAATTCTCCATTGGTAGCTTCATTAATGAAAATCTTGCTTGTGGAAGATGATGATTTACTAATTAAAGTCCTCACCAGAAATTTAACCGCCCATCACTATATTGTGGATACTGTTAA contains:
- a CDS encoding response regulator, with the protein product MAKRILIIDDEETIQTVVQFGIKMAAGWEVFTASSGSEGIQTAQTEKPDVILLDVMMPEMDGIATFKELQSRTETEKIPVILLTAKAQTAEKRQFNDLGVSGVITKPFNSLDLPEQITRILHW
- a CDS encoding ATP-binding protein; this translates as MSKRSSKRHSGAKKSQHHQKAYKRLIKTLFQNAHDAVALIDDQGCLIEMNNAVCNLLGLPRKKLKKQALSNFIVAGDNLESFPLPQSLMGELLISSASHVQQEVEYTLTPNVLPDCHLLLLRDISQRRESIQAELKQQQQRVELFSEVTLKIRQSLQLKEILHTTVTEVQRILKADRVLIYQVLPDGTGKTISEAVVPDYPSLIDMEFPPEVFPQEYQQLYAQGRVRAITDVHDPAAGLADCLVEFVEQFDIQAKLIVPIVQSLNTAQNHLWGLLIAHQCNSDRHWVDFELELMQQLADQISIALSQAQLLEHLEEVVAARTAELQEEINVRMQAEAALRQNEEQLRLITNALPVLIAYVDDQQCYRFNNQAYHDWLGQSPGEIYGFHLRQVWGEDCYRRMRVYVEVALSGQAVTYENEIVLKDGNLRSVDVTYIPHLDEQNMVKGFFALSSDISDRKAIERMKDEFISVISHELRTPLTSLHSALKILATGKLGNLSSEGQQMLSIADESTERLVRLVNNVLDLQRIESGKVVMERQACNAANLITQAAEAMQAMAQQHEVTLVKQPQEISVWADADYILQALTNLISNAIKFSSPGGTVWLTVEQGARDWGLGIGDWEVIFRVRDEGQGIPADQLEKIFERFQQVDSSDSRKKGGTGLGLTICRKIIEQHNGRIWAESNPGCGSTFAFTLPNSVRSVE